Proteins encoded within one genomic window of Pseudorasbora parva isolate DD20220531a chromosome 3, ASM2467924v1, whole genome shotgun sequence:
- the LOC137071665 gene encoding uncharacterized protein: MCTTWKVELSFEEPFISKTTCNCKAGLGQCNHLIGLLYTLAHYIKMGYASVPPTASKTLLPQAWHVPSRALGLSPRAVSTVTVSKVKPPLPNAPPKKKQRSTEGIVSNLYCPVPLPLPSAEFAETLRGNLATIDSKCQMLKLLEANCKQPAVLVSTEFGELPWGSILSCQTQRPLSIFSENDPELPLPPQPCSFSTALDDTGTFFYGGLAVTLSDAKHLEMETRGQSSSKTWHQVRAKRLTSSTFKRICSRVRDFDSLADNLKEKRFTQTKAMKRGLEMEPVAVAEYKEITGNEVYPCGFVINPHAPHLGASPDGKVRDLSAAPTYGLLEIKCPDKESFKDCPYLYCKTDGTYALKTIHEYYYQMVGQMGITGMTWCDFLVQCKQDHHLDRVHFNSEEWEKMKCKLDSFFFTYFLPALCKKGR; the protein is encoded by the coding sequence GTGGAGCTGTCCTTCGAGGAGCCATTCATTAGCAAGACAACCTGCAACTGTAAAGCTGGCTTGGGACAGTGCAATCACTTAATAGGACTGCTCTACACGCTGGCACACTATATAAAAATGGGGTATGCATCTGTCCCACCAACTGCAAGCAAAACATTGTTACCTCAAGCCTGGCATGTTCCATCAAGGGCATTAGGTCTCAGCCCAAGAGCAGTTAGCACTGTGACAGTGTCCAAAGTTAAACCTCCATTGCCTAATGCACcaccaaagaaaaaacagcgcTCTACTGAGGGGATTGTCTCTAATTTGTATTGTCCTGTGCCACTTCCTTTACCAAGTGCTGAATTCGCAGAGACTCTTCGTGGCAACCTGGCTACAATTGACAGTAAGTGCCAGATGTTGAAGTTACTGGAAGCGAACTGTAAGCAGCCTGCTGTTCTGGTCTCCACAGAATTTGGGGAGCTTCCCTGGGGTTCTATATTAAGTTGTCAAACTCAACGTCCCCTGTCCATTTTCAGTGAAAATGACCCTGAACTTCCTCTACCTCCTCAGCCATGCTCATTTAGCACTGCTCTAGATGATACTGGAACATTCTTCTATGGAGGCCTGGCTGTCACACTTTCTGATGCAAAGCATCTAGAGATGGAAACCAGAGGACAAAGCAGTAGCAAGACCTGGCATCAAGTACGAGCCAAACGCCTGACATCATCAACATTTAAAAGAATCTGCTCCAGGGTGAGAGACTTTGACAGTTTAGCAGACAACCTGAAGGAGAAACGGTTCACACAAACTAAAGCAATGAAGAGAGGCCTTGAAATGGAGCCAGTCGCTGTTGCTGAATACAAGGAAATCACTGGCAATGAAGTCTATCCCTGTGGGTTTGTAATTAACCCCCATGCCCCACATCTGGGGGCCTCACCTGATGGGAAAGTGCGTGACCTTAGTGCAGCTCCAACCTACGGACTTCTGGAAATCAAGTGTCCAGACAAGGAGAGTTTTAAAGACTGTCCATACTTGTACTGCAAGACAGATGGAACCTATGCTCTGAAGACAATCCATGAGTACTACTACCAGATGGTGGGACAGATGGGTATCACCGGTATGACATGGTGCGATTTCCTTGTTCAGTGCAAACAGGACCATCACCTGGATCGGGTCCACTTCAATTCTGAAGAATGGGAAAAAATGAAATGCAAACTTGACAGTTTCTTTTTtacatacttcctgcctgccTTGTGTAAGAAAGGTAGATAA
- the LOC137071664 gene encoding uncharacterized protein, which translates to MRKLKKGAVPTLFAWTDSHVRPARRSIVRGTTSHAITAVVEEDVQQVDVNSNELSAAPPHPDHDYAELPPPLEEQLKEAHKIINDQAQLIARLQAKQFLLSRFEGNDKDIMFFTGFPDYNTLKAVFMALQPTAENMVGWSQAQRIRQADGEIVRQGFSIPKLSIIDQFFLFLCRLRQGFPEQDLAVRFDVSHSTVSRVCVTWANYLHFMLGSLPIWPSRETVNELMPPCFKSTFPLTRVILDCTEIHVQRPSSKVLNSEIYSHYKGNTTFKGLVGISPSGLVTFVSELYAGSISDKEITRESGILSLLEEGDEVMADKGFLIKDLLSEINVSLVIPPFLGPSGHFSQEEVRQTQAIARLRILVERAIRRIKEYHIFDRVLPMTLVGSVYQLWTVCALLTNFQGPLF; encoded by the exons ATGCGAAAGTTGAAGAAGGGTGCTGTTCCAACATTGTTTGCCTGGACTGATAGTCACGTGAGGCCTGCAAGGAGGTCTATCGTCAGAGGAACTACAAG TCATGCAATCACTGCAGTTGTTGAAGAGGATGTGCAGCAGGTTGATGTAAATTCTAATGAGTTGAG TGCAGCCCCTCCACACCCTGATCATGATTATGCTGAACTGCCCCCACCACTGGAAGAGCAACTTAAGGAAGCACACAAAATCATCAACGATCAAGCACAATTAATTGCACGTCTTCAAGCCAAGCAGTTTCTCCTTTCAAGATTCGAAGGCAATGATAAGGACATCATGTTTTTCACAGGCTTTCCTGATTATAACACACTGAAAGCAGTGTTTATGGCCCTGCAGCCTACTGCAGAAAACATGGTAGGGTGGAGTCAGGCACAGCGAATAAGGCAAGCTGATGGGGAAATTGTAAGGCAGGGGTTTAGCATTCCTAAACTGTCCATCATTgaccagttttttttatttctttgtcGTCTTAGGCAAGGTTTTCCTGAACAGGACCTTGCGGTGCGCTTTGATGTGTCACACTCAACTGTAAGCAGGGTCTGTGTAACCTGGGCAAACTATCTACATTTCATGTTAGGATCACTTCCAATTTGGCCTTCGAGAGAAACTGTAAATGAGCTCATGCCTCCTTGTTTCAAAAGCACTTTCCCACTTACAAGAGTTATATTAGATTGTACAGAAATACACGTGCAGAGACCTAGTTCAAAAGTTCTGAACTCTGAAATCTACTCTCACTACAAAGGTAACACCACATTTAAGGGCCTAGTTGGCATCTCTCCCTCTGGTTTAGTTACATTTGTCAGTGAGCTGTATGCAGGTTCGATATCTGACAAGGAGATCACAAGAGAATCAGGGATCCTGTCACTACTTGAGGAAGGTGATGAGGTCATGGCTGATAAAGGATTTCTTATCAAGGACCTTCTCAGTGAAATCAATGTTTCTCTTGTGATCCCACCCTTTTTAGGCCCAAGTGGACATTTTAGCCAAGAAGAGGTGAGACAGACACAAGCCATAGCCAGACTTCGCATTCTTGTTGAGCGTGCCATTAGGAGGATCAAAGAGTATCACATATTCGATAGGGTCTTACCAATGACACTAGTGGGCTCTGTCTATCAACTGTGGACTGTATGTGCCCTCTTAACTAACTTTCAAGGGCCTCTGTTCTAA